A DNA window from Microcystis aeruginosa NIES-843 contains the following coding sequences:
- a CDS encoding sodium:solute symporter family protein: MQLIDYVIILLYLAGTLIIGIIAEKKASQGLESYFLGNRNLPWWMLGVSGMAANTDLAGTMVISALIYAVGPKGLFIEIRGGVVLIMAFLMAFMGKWNRRAQVMTMAEWMQFRFGTGKQGNFARIISAVATLLFSIGAMSYFSVAGGKFLGQFLGMDDRLASVILILLTLIYTVASGFYGGVITDLFQGFLIFVAVIYVSTVAFFTVNLPDSFTVAIPGAAEPKTWNLSDWASIFPSMTLDLPGDYAIFNLFGGVIFFYLVKTIIEGCSGSGGYMLQRYLAAKSDRDAGLLSLFWIVLLSFRWPLVTAFAVLGIHYGLTEGTITDPERILATVITQYIPVGMKGLLIAAFLAAAMSTFNAVINASAAYWVKDIYQAFLKPNAGEQELVFQGRLASVFVVVIGLVLSFNIQNVNDIWGWLTTGLGVGLAVPLLLRWYWWRFNGYGFAVGTLAGMIAAIASQVIILPFFRHSQYQEYILFLVPSLFALAGCIIATLLTPPTDSLVMENFYNVTRPFGFWGEVRHSVKPNLQAKIKAENQRDIIAAFLTVPWQLVLFMMGIVLIIKQWQSLKILALVFLLLSIGLYFTWYRHLSKEITVTKDRDLG; the protein is encoded by the coding sequence ATGCAGTTAATTGATTATGTAATTATCCTGCTTTATCTGGCAGGAACCCTAATAATCGGGATTATAGCCGAGAAAAAAGCTTCTCAAGGTCTAGAATCCTACTTTTTAGGTAATCGCAATTTGCCCTGGTGGATGTTAGGGGTGTCGGGAATGGCGGCTAACACCGATTTAGCGGGAACTATGGTCATTTCTGCCCTAATTTACGCCGTCGGCCCCAAAGGATTATTTATCGAAATCCGCGGCGGTGTTGTCCTAATTATGGCCTTTCTCATGGCTTTTATGGGCAAATGGAATCGCCGCGCCCAAGTTATGACCATGGCGGAATGGATGCAATTTCGCTTTGGAACTGGAAAACAGGGGAATTTTGCCCGAATTATTAGCGCCGTCGCCACTCTCTTATTCTCTATCGGTGCGATGAGTTATTTCTCCGTTGCGGGGGGGAAATTTTTAGGGCAGTTTTTGGGCATGGATGATCGTCTTGCTTCGGTGATATTAATTCTTCTAACCTTAATTTATACGGTGGCCAGTGGTTTTTATGGTGGGGTAATTACCGATTTATTTCAAGGATTTCTGATTTTTGTGGCGGTAATTTATGTATCGACAGTGGCTTTTTTTACTGTCAATCTTCCTGATAGTTTCACGGTAGCAATTCCGGGGGCAGCGGAGCCAAAAACTTGGAATTTAAGCGACTGGGCTAGTATTTTTCCTTCGATGACTTTGGATTTACCCGGAGATTATGCCATCTTTAATTTGTTTGGTGGGGTGATTTTCTTTTATTTAGTTAAAACCATCATCGAAGGTTGCAGCGGCAGCGGTGGTTATATGTTACAACGATACCTAGCCGCCAAAAGCGATCGAGATGCCGGTTTATTATCTTTATTCTGGATTGTTCTGCTTTCTTTCCGTTGGCCTCTAGTCACAGCTTTTGCTGTTTTAGGCATTCACTACGGTTTAACCGAAGGCACGATTACAGATCCAGAAAGAATTCTGGCCACGGTCATTACTCAATACATTCCCGTGGGGATGAAAGGGTTATTAATTGCTGCTTTTTTAGCGGCAGCTATGTCCACTTTTAACGCAGTTATTAACGCTAGTGCTGCCTATTGGGTAAAAGATATCTATCAAGCTTTTTTGAAACCGAATGCGGGAGAACAGGAGTTAGTTTTTCAAGGTCGTTTGGCCTCGGTTTTTGTGGTAGTAATTGGCTTAGTTTTGAGTTTTAATATCCAAAATGTCAATGATATTTGGGGTTGGTTAACCACGGGATTAGGGGTGGGATTAGCAGTTCCTCTCCTATTACGTTGGTATTGGTGGCGCTTTAATGGTTATGGTTTTGCTGTGGGAACTTTAGCGGGAATGATTGCGGCTATTGCCTCACAAGTGATAATTTTACCTTTCTTTCGTCACAGTCAATATCAGGAATATATTCTCTTTCTTGTGCCGAGTTTGTTCGCTTTAGCTGGCTGTATTATCGCTACTTTGTTAACTCCTCCCACCGATAGTTTAGTTATGGAAAATTTCTATAATGTTACCCGACCTTTTGGCTTTTGGGGAGAAGTCCGTCACAGTGTTAAACCTAATCTACAGGCAAAAATTAAAGCGGAAAATCAACGGGATATCATTGCCGCTTTTCTCACTGTTCCTTGGCAATTAGTCCTCTTTATGATGGGGATTGTTTTAATCATCAAGCAGTGGCAAAGTTTGAAGATTTTGGCTTTGGTTTTTCTTTTACTTTCCATCGGTCTCTATTTTACTTGGTATCGCCACTTATCTAAGGAAATTACTGTCACTAAAGACCGAGATTTAGGTTAG
- the cynS gene encoding cyanase → MIPEITAKLLEAKKEKGLSFADLEAILGRDEVWIAAVFYRQASASLEEATKIVAALGLGTEIVASLTEYPVKGLGPVVPTDPLIYRFYEIMQVYGMPLKSVIHEKFGDGIMSAIDFTLDVDKEEDPKGDRVKITMSGKFLPYKKW, encoded by the coding sequence ATGATACCCGAAATTACCGCAAAACTATTGGAAGCGAAGAAGGAAAAAGGCCTCAGTTTCGCTGACCTAGAAGCGATTCTAGGACGAGATGAGGTGTGGATTGCCGCTGTTTTTTACCGGCAAGCGAGCGCCTCCCTAGAAGAAGCAACGAAAATTGTGGCAGCTTTGGGACTGGGAACCGAAATCGTCGCATCCTTAACCGAGTATCCTGTCAAGGGATTGGGTCCTGTTGTCCCCACCGACCCCCTGATTTATCGTTTCTACGAGATCATGCAGGTGTATGGAATGCCACTAAAATCGGTGATTCATGAAAAATTCGGCGATGGTATTATGAGTGCGATCGATTTTACCCTCGACGTGGATAAGGAGGAAGACCCTAAAGGCGATCGCGTTAAAATTACTATGTCGGGTAAGTTTTTACCCTATAAGAAGTGGTGA